In a genomic window of Gossypium arboreum isolate Shixiya-1 chromosome 9, ASM2569848v2, whole genome shotgun sequence:
- the LOC108457312 gene encoding 1-deoxy-D-xylulose 5-phosphate reductoisomerase isoform X2, with protein sequence MALNLVSPPEIHSISFLGSTKSSSFSKLFPGGFVLKKDCGTTFGRKVQCSAQAPQPPPAWPGRAFPDPGRKTWDGPKPISIVGSTGSIGTQTLDIVGENPDKFRVVALAAGSNVTLLVDQPTVAAIEAGKDIALANKETLIAGGPFVLPLAHKHKVKILPADSEHSAIFQCIQGLPEGALRRIILTASGGAFRDWPVDKLKEVKVADALKHPNWNMGKKITVDSATLFNKGLEVIEAHYLFGAEYDDIEIVIHPQSIIHSMVETQDSSVLAQLGWPDMRLPILYTMSWPERIYCSEITWPRLDLCKLGSLTFKAPDNVKYPSMSLAYAAGRAGGTMTGVLSAANEKAVELFIDEKISYLDIFKVVELTCEKHQEEYVATPSLEEIIHYDLWARDYAASIQQSSGLSPVLA encoded by the exons ATGGCTTTGAATTTGGTTTCTCCTCCTGAAATCCATTCTATCTCCTTCTTGGGTTCTACTAAGTCCAGCTCCTTCTCCAAGCTATTTccag ggggttttgttttgaAGAAGGACTGTGGCACCACGTTTGGGAGGAAAGTTCAATGTTCAGCTCAGGCTCCTCAACCACCACCTGCATGGCCTGGACGAGCTTTTCCAGATCCCGGACGCAAAACTTGGGATGGCCCCAAGCCTATCTCCATCGTTGGTTCAACTGGTTCCATTGGAACTCAG ACGTTGGACATAGTTGGAGAGAATCCAGATAAATTCAGAGTTGTGGCGCTTGCTGCTGGTTCAAATGTGACCCTTCTTGTTGATCAG CCTACAGTTGCTGCAATAGAAGCAGGCAAAGATATTGCTTTGGCCAATAAAGAGACCTTGATTGCTGGTGGCCCGTTTGTCCTTCCTCTTGCTCACAAACATAAAGTAAAAATTCTTCCAGCTGATTCCGAACATTCTGCCATATTTCAG TGTATTCAGGGATTACCAGAGGGTGCACTTCGGCGTATTATTTTGACTGCATCTGGTGGGGCTTTCAG GGATTGGCCTGTTGATAAATTAAAAGAAGTCAAAGTAGCTGATGCTTTGAAGCATCCTAACTGGAATATGGGGAAAAAGATTACTGTGGACTCTGCTACCCTTTTCAATAAG GGTCTAGAAGTCATTGAAGCTCATTACCTATTTGGAGCTGAGTATGATGATATCGAGATAGTAATTCATCCGCAATCTATTATACATTCAATGGTTGAAACACAG GATTCATCAGTGCTGGCTCAGTTGGGATGGCCAGATATGCGCTTGCCAATCCTATACACTATGTCATGGCCAGAAAGAATTTATTGCTCTGAAATAACTTGGCCTCGCCTTGATCTTTGCAA ACTTGGTTCACTAACTTTTAAGGCTCCTGACAACGTGAAATACCCCTCCATGAGTCTTGCCTATGCTGCTGGAAGGGCTGGAGGCACCATGACAGGAGTTCTTAGTGCAGCTAATGAGAAAGCTGTGGAATTGTTCATAGATGAAAA GATCAGCTATTTGGATATTTTTAAGGTGGTGGAATTAACATGTGAGAAGCACCAGGAAGAATATGTGGCCACTCCTTCCCTAGAGGAGATTATACATTATGACCTGTGGGCTCGAGACTATGCTGCTAGCATACAACAATCATCTGGTCTGAGTCCCGTTCTTGCATAA
- the LOC108457312 gene encoding 1-deoxy-D-xylulose 5-phosphate reductoisomerase, chloroplastic isoform X1, which yields MALNLVSPPEIHSISFLGSTKSSSFSKLFPGGFVLKKDCGTTFGRKVQCSAQAPQPPPAWPGRAFPDPGRKTWDGPKPISIVGSTGSIGTQTLDIVGENPDKFRVVALAAGSNVTLLVDQVKTFKPQLVAVRNESLVNELKEALADMEQKPEIIPGESGVIEVARHPDAVTVVTGIVGCAGLKPTVAAIEAGKDIALANKETLIAGGPFVLPLAHKHKVKILPADSEHSAIFQCIQGLPEGALRRIILTASGGAFRDWPVDKLKEVKVADALKHPNWNMGKKITVDSATLFNKGLEVIEAHYLFGAEYDDIEIVIHPQSIIHSMVETQDSSVLAQLGWPDMRLPILYTMSWPERIYCSEITWPRLDLCKLGSLTFKAPDNVKYPSMSLAYAAGRAGGTMTGVLSAANEKAVELFIDEKISYLDIFKVVELTCEKHQEEYVATPSLEEIIHYDLWARDYAASIQQSSGLSPVLA from the exons ATGGCTTTGAATTTGGTTTCTCCTCCTGAAATCCATTCTATCTCCTTCTTGGGTTCTACTAAGTCCAGCTCCTTCTCCAAGCTATTTccag ggggttttgttttgaAGAAGGACTGTGGCACCACGTTTGGGAGGAAAGTTCAATGTTCAGCTCAGGCTCCTCAACCACCACCTGCATGGCCTGGACGAGCTTTTCCAGATCCCGGACGCAAAACTTGGGATGGCCCCAAGCCTATCTCCATCGTTGGTTCAACTGGTTCCATTGGAACTCAG ACGTTGGACATAGTTGGAGAGAATCCAGATAAATTCAGAGTTGTGGCGCTTGCTGCTGGTTCAAATGTGACCCTTCTTGTTGATCAG GTTAAGACATTCAAACCTCAATTGGTTGCTGTTAGAAATGAGTCTTTGGTAAATGAACTAAAAGAGGCTTTGGCTGATATGGAGCAAAAGCCTGAGATTATTCCTGGGGAATCAGGTGTTATAGAG GTTGCTCGCCATCCAGATGCTGTCACTGTAGTTACAGGGATAGTAGGCTGTGCAGGATTGAAG CCTACAGTTGCTGCAATAGAAGCAGGCAAAGATATTGCTTTGGCCAATAAAGAGACCTTGATTGCTGGTGGCCCGTTTGTCCTTCCTCTTGCTCACAAACATAAAGTAAAAATTCTTCCAGCTGATTCCGAACATTCTGCCATATTTCAG TGTATTCAGGGATTACCAGAGGGTGCACTTCGGCGTATTATTTTGACTGCATCTGGTGGGGCTTTCAG GGATTGGCCTGTTGATAAATTAAAAGAAGTCAAAGTAGCTGATGCTTTGAAGCATCCTAACTGGAATATGGGGAAAAAGATTACTGTGGACTCTGCTACCCTTTTCAATAAG GGTCTAGAAGTCATTGAAGCTCATTACCTATTTGGAGCTGAGTATGATGATATCGAGATAGTAATTCATCCGCAATCTATTATACATTCAATGGTTGAAACACAG GATTCATCAGTGCTGGCTCAGTTGGGATGGCCAGATATGCGCTTGCCAATCCTATACACTATGTCATGGCCAGAAAGAATTTATTGCTCTGAAATAACTTGGCCTCGCCTTGATCTTTGCAA ACTTGGTTCACTAACTTTTAAGGCTCCTGACAACGTGAAATACCCCTCCATGAGTCTTGCCTATGCTGCTGGAAGGGCTGGAGGCACCATGACAGGAGTTCTTAGTGCAGCTAATGAGAAAGCTGTGGAATTGTTCATAGATGAAAA GATCAGCTATTTGGATATTTTTAAGGTGGTGGAATTAACATGTGAGAAGCACCAGGAAGAATATGTGGCCACTCCTTCCCTAGAGGAGATTATACATTATGACCTGTGGGCTCGAGACTATGCTGCTAGCATACAACAATCATCTGGTCTGAGTCCCGTTCTTGCATAA